The following nucleotide sequence is from Bacillota bacterium.
GGCTGAGGGCTGCATGCGCGCGTGGGCTGCGGGCCGTGGGCCTGCACGCGTGCGCGGGGGCCTTGGCTCAGTGGCCCTTGAAGACCTTGAGGTACGAGTCGGCGTAGATTTCCTTGTTCAGCAGGATCCGGGCCGTGGCGATGGCGTCCATCAGGGCGTCGTCGCAGACGTTGAGGATGGCCCCGTCGAGCCCGGCGGCCATGGCCAAGACGACGAAGGTCCGGTCGACGAGGGAGCGGTCGAGGGACTTTTGGGAAACGTTGGACAGCCCGAGGACGGTCCTCGGGGCCGGATCGGAGAGCAGCTTGGCCTGGCGAATCGTCTCCAGCACTTCGGGGGCGTGCTCCTGGGCCACGTTGACCGGGAGGATCAGGGGGTCGACGAGCAGGTTCTCCATCGGGATGTCGAACTCGGCCGCCGCGGCCACCAGCTCCATCGCCAGGGCCACGCGGTTCTCAGCGTTCTTGGGGATGCCCTTGGCGTCCATGCACAGGCCGATGATGGAGGCCCCGTACTTCTTGGCCATCGGGAAGACCCGCTCGATCTTCTTCCGCTCGGCCGGGCACGAGTTGATCAGGGCCGGGTGCTTGCACAGCTCGAGGCCGGCCTCGATGGCGTCGTAGTTGGTCGAGTCGAGGCAGAGCGGCGTGTCGGTGACTTCCTGCGCCGTCTTGACCAACCACTTCATCGCGTCGACCCGGTCGGCGGCCGCCGGACCATGGTTGATATCGAGGTAGGTGGCCCGATACTCGGTCTGCTTCTTGGCCCACTCGTGGATCGGGGCGGGATCCTTGGCAACCACGGCCTTGCCAATGTCCTTGAACATGCCGTTGATTCTCTCGCCGATGAGGATCATTGCTCGTCCTCCTTATCTCATCTGGGGGGAAAGCGCTTCGCGGCCTCTCGCTCCGCGGCCTCCGCGCTCCGGGTCCCTACTTGTTCGGGACCATCAGGTCGCCGATCAGCTTGGCGACCAATTTGACCGCCTTCGGGTTGCGCATCACCAGGATGTGCCCGCCGGCCTGCAGGAAGCTGTTGGCCGTGGCCGCCTCCCAGAGGATCGACCGCTCGGCCTGCGGACCCCAGCCCGGGAACTCGTCCTCACCGGCATTGGCTTCCTTGGCCCGCCAGGACTCGTAGCCGATGTTGCAGATCACCGGCATGGCCAGCATCCGATCCCCCTGGAGGGCGCCCAGGCGGATCCGCTCCATGATCGAGTAGGTATACTCGACGCCGTACCCCAGCGCCCCCACGGACGGGTCGATGACGATCCGGTCGAGGGGCAGGTTCATCTCGTTGATCAGGATGTTGAGCTGCTTGCAGATGTTGATGTCAATCGGCGAGAGGGCGATGATGCTGTGCTTGTGGACCATGCACGAGGCCGTCAGGGTCTTGTAGTTGTCCTGTTCGGCCGTGCCGAGGAGGAGGTTCTCACCGGCGGCCGCTTCGGCCACCGCCGGCAGAACGGCGTTGTCCTTCTCATCGACGCCGCAGCCGACGACGATGATGGGCACGCCGACGGCCCCGAGGACCTTCTTGACGGTGGCCGAGCATTCTTCGGGCGAGTGGTTCTCCAGCTCCGGGTCGGCCCCGGCGAGCTTCAGGTAAATCAGGTCGGCGCCGGCCTCGACGCACTTGGCGGCCCACCTGGCCGGGTCGGACATGACCTCGTCCCCGAACTCGGCCTTGAGCGACGGGTTCCAATCCGGATTGCGGTCGTCGACTTCCATGGCAATGACCGGACGGTTCGGGATATCCCCTTCGAACTGAAGGAACGGCAGGGTCGAGTCGCCCCCGACGGTCACCACGCCGGTGCGGGTGCCGCCCTGGTCCTTGGTGGCGCCGATGGTCACGGTCCCCACCTTGCTCGTGTACCGTTCTCTGAGAGTCTCCACGGGCATCTCTTTGCTTTCCTCCTTCGGTCGAAAACCTTGGGGCATTGGGGGCGTTGGGGGGCCGGTTATCCGCAGGACCCTAACTGAGCTTGGGAAGCTTGTCGAGGATGGCGTTCACCGCGATCACCGCCGGGGCCTCGGCCGGCAGCTCGGAGAGGGGCCGGCCCTCCAGGTCGAACTGGGCGACCTGGGGATCGAGGGGGATCGTGCCGATCAGTCCAAGGCCGGTCTTCTCGATCTCCTCGGCCAGCGGGGCCAGGTCTCCGGCCACCTTGGTGACGATGAGGTAGGTCTCCTTGGCGTTGGTCTTGACGTCCTTCATGATCTCGCGGACCCGACCGGCCGAACGGATGCCGCGGGCCGAGGCGTCGGAGATGACGAACATGACGTCGACGTCCACGGCGATCCGGCGGGAGAGGTGTTCGAGCCCGGCCTCGTTGTCCAGGACAAGGTAGTCATAGCCCTGGGCGAGGTTGGTCAGGTGCTGACGGAGAAGGTCGTTGGGATAGCAGTAACAGCCGGACCCTTCCGGGGTGCCCATCGCCAGGAGGTCGACGTGCTCGGACTCGGCGATGGCCGACTGGAGCTTGTATTCAATGAACATGTTCTTGGTCATCCCGGCCGGAAGTGGCTTGGCGGCCTTGGTCTCCTCGATGAAGTCGGCGATGGTCTGCGGGACCGCCAGACCGAGGGCCTCGTTCAGGTTGGAGTTGGGATCGGCGTCGATGGCCAGAATCGAGCCGCGCCTGCGCTCGATCAGGCGCCGGATGAGGAGGGCGGCGAAAGTGGTCTTGCCGGTCCCGCCCTTGCCGGCGACGGCTACGGCATAAGGCATCAGGCTTGCCTCCTTGCTGGCTCA
It contains:
- a CDS encoding methyltetrahydrofolate cobalamin methyltransferase, encoding MILIGERINGMFKDIGKAVVAKDPAPIHEWAKKQTEYRATYLDINHGPAAADRVDAMKWLVKTAQEVTDTPLCLDSTNYDAIEAGLELCKHPALINSCPAERKKIERVFPMAKKYGASIIGLCMDAKGIPKNAENRVALAMELVAAAAEFDIPMENLLVDPLILPVNVAQEHAPEVLETIRQAKLLSDPAPRTVLGLSNVSQKSLDRSLVDRTFVVLAMAAGLDGAILNVCDDALMDAIATARILLNKEIYADSYLKVFKGH
- a CDS encoding acetyl-CoA decarbonylase/synthase complex subunit delta, coding for MPVETLRERYTSKVGTVTIGATKDQGGTRTGVVTVGGDSTLPFLQFEGDIPNRPVIAMEVDDRNPDWNPSLKAEFGDEVMSDPARWAAKCVEAGADLIYLKLAGADPELENHSPEECSATVKKVLGAVGVPIIVVGCGVDEKDNAVLPAVAEAAAGENLLLGTAEQDNYKTLTASCMVHKHSIIALSPIDINICKQLNILINEMNLPLDRIVIDPSVGALGYGVEYTYSIMERIRLGALQGDRMLAMPVICNIGYESWRAKEANAGEDEFPGWGPQAERSILWEAATANSFLQAGGHILVMRNPKAVKLVAKLIGDLMVPNK
- a CDS encoding AAA family ATPase, whose translation is MPYAVAVAGKGGTGKTTFAALLIRRLIERRRGSILAIDADPNSNLNEALGLAVPQTIADFIEETKAAKPLPAGMTKNMFIEYKLQSAIAESEHVDLLAMGTPEGSGCYCYPNDLLRQHLTNLAQGYDYLVLDNEAGLEHLSRRIAVDVDVMFVISDASARGIRSAGRVREIMKDVKTNAKETYLIVTKVAGDLAPLAEEIEKTGLGLIGTIPLDPQVAQFDLEGRPLSELPAEAPAVIAVNAILDKLPKLS